In the Microplitis mediator isolate UGA2020A chromosome 5, iyMicMedi2.1, whole genome shotgun sequence genome, taataaaaattgagtgaaaaaaaaaatccgtacaatattttaataaaatttatctaaaccAACAATTTTTTCCTAACTgtattttatcaacaatttgAAATCGTTGTTCCGATCTGACAGCcaacttttgttttttgaatttttctgcTGTTTTAATTCCAACAATGAGcagtgcataaaaaaaattaaatccacAGTAGAtactttagtttttaaaaaatgtcactGTTGAGTTTACGCAGACTTTTCCGAAAAATAAACGATTTAAGAGCAATAAATATGCAGCAGCACAAGCAGAACAGTTTTATAACAACGAGATCTGGAGCTATTCTTCCTGAACCGAAGACCCAACCGCTTGGATTAGTTGCTGTAATTGCTGGAGTATCTTTGGGGCTTCTTATTGGAGCAACAATCAGCAAAAACATTGCAAACTTCCTAGAAGAAAACGATTTATTCGTTCCAACAGATGATGACGGTGatgatgattaattaattacctttCCGATCAATAAAaggtaattttaatcaatCCTAATAATTATATCACGTAGTTATATATCAGTCCATATGACAGTTGACCATCAAATATTTTGACagcttatttttaaaaataattaaagattcaagtatttaataataaactagaATGTGTCAGCGATAAGTTGAACAtctttaatgtatttttaaaaatcagcttgtctgttttatttatcaataatactcttcatttacaaaaataattcaaatgtttttttagctGTAATTACAGGTACCAACGATCAAGATGTAACgcta is a window encoding:
- the LOC130667627 gene encoding essential MCU regulator, mitochondrial, which translates into the protein MSLLSLRRLFRKINDLRAINMQQHKQNSFITTRSGAILPEPKTQPLGLVAVIAGVSLGLLIGATISKNIANFLEENDLFVPTDDDGDDD